One genomic segment of Labrus bergylta chromosome 17, fLabBer1.1, whole genome shotgun sequence includes these proteins:
- the clic3 gene encoding chloride intracellular channel protein 3, producing the protein MAEVPQIELFVKASFDAEGVGNCPFSQRIFMILWLKGISFKITTVDMTRAPPVLKALAPGSQPPFLLCNDEVKTDTNKIEEFLEKTLAPPQYPKLCCQYKESTGAGEDIFRKFSAYIKNPNPALNDMLEKKFLSTLVKLNLHLESPLPHELDNNPNATMSSRRFLDGDSLTLADCNLLPKLNIVKVVCKHYRNFDIPTELKGLTRYLENAYKQDEFRYTCPPDKEIIKAYHSVAVYLNKQR; encoded by the exons ATGGCAGAGGTCCCTCAGATTGAACTCTTTGTTAAG gcCAGTTTTGATGCCGAAGGTGTGGGAAACTGTCCCTTCAGTCAGAGAATCTTCATGATTCTTTGGTTAAAAGGGATCAGCTTTAAAATCACCACCGTGGACATGACAAG GGCCCCTCCTGTGCTGAAAGCTTTGGCTCCAGGCTCTCAGCCGCCCTTCCTGCTCTGCAACGATGAGGTCAAAACTGACACCAACAAGATTGAGGAATTCCTGGAGAAGACCTTAGCCCCACCACA GTATCCAAAGTTGTGCTGTCAATACAAAGAGTCCACCGGGGCAGGAGAGGACATCTTTAGAAAATTCTCCGCATACATAAAGAATCCCAATCCTGCTTTAAATGATA TGCTGGAGAAGAAATTTCTTTCCACTCTTGTAAAGCTGAACCTTCATCTGGAGTCGCCTCTCCCTCATGAGCTGGACAACAACCCGAATGCTACTATGTCCTCACGCCGATTCTTGGACGGTGACTCCCTCACCTTGGCAGACTGCAACCTGCTGCCCAAACTCAACATTGTCAAG GTTGTGTGTAAGCACTACCGTAACTTTGACATCCCAACAGAGCTGAAAGGTCTCACACGTTACCTGGAAAACGCCTACAAACAAGATGAGTTCCGTTACACCTGCCCACCAGACAAAGAGATCATTAAGGCGTACCACTCTGTGGCAGTGTACCTGAATAAACAGCGCTAG